A genome region from Arachis duranensis cultivar V14167 chromosome 8, aradu.V14167.gnm2.J7QH, whole genome shotgun sequence includes the following:
- the LOC107460814 gene encoding DIS3-like exonuclease 2, which translates to MKAATEQSTVEGFDNNNNNNNINNNVEKEKKKKRRSNRRSKQNPTSSSANEICSVSSEFFGDGTAAPTPTASPMKQQGDNAPYCYDHQHDDTTLVSIPAAAAPMHINEQSPPQFVDAQTQDSWNGWNGDLVPSPPQIGFCPQRCYFSPHWPMEAVEMALEKGDVFKASFRVNAHNRLEAYCKVDGLPTDVLISGIPAQNRAVEGDIVAITMDSFSSWTKMKGSNRTCNNYATPEDCSLLTEADDVAGNIYKGKGELDKDKDTNYDSADCRNRPSQNQEDTEVYPNPNDSCHFPEKKYAYEDSGSLGPVSHLDPVRPANDSFDGQNNAAFESLNMSSCSKQIEVISAVQKMCSLVNAFPSKRPTARVVAIIEKSPRRERIVGQLNVKQWISVKGVSRKDAKKNKNLVSDNEYIQLTPIDPKFPKMMLFVRDLPEHIKKRLQSGDVTTEMDLIAAQLYDWGEESLFPRAHILHVFGKGSKVQTHLDAILFQNTICESEFSPEAMTCLPCFPWEVPEKELQSRLDLRNLCIFTIDPSTATDLDDALSIEKLPNGNCRVGVHIADVSYFVLPGTVLDDEAQFRSTTVYMLQKKIPMLPALFSDNIGSLNPGVDRVAVSMLLDINPAGDVVNRWIGRSVIQSCCKLSYELAQNIIDGAVDFESSNIIGESYPKVHGQFGWPDIITSVKSLCEISNVLKQKRFNDGALRLENPKVAFLFDEYGLPYDLILSERKESNFLVEEFMLLANTTAAEVICRVYPDNALLRRHPEPNMRKLRDFVAFCQKHGLKLDTSSSGQFHRSLELIKEKLKDDSVLFDILISYATRPMQLACYFCSGQLKERKHEWGHYALAVPFYTHFTSPLRRYPDIVVHRTLLAALEAEELYLKHRKALLVNKEEELQRCFTGIIFDKNAAESVEGREALSAAASKHGVPSTEILADVAAYCNERKLASRNVKDACDKLYMWHFLKKEILLSEARVLGLGPRFMSIYIQKLAIEQRIYYDEVEGLSVEWLEATSSVVLSMSAHRRAFRRGSHNKWRAFEEVAFVVDPYDLKVALDGSDGCENRDPNSRTEIDPAVFPLTVHLLSTIPVVLHAVGGDDGPLEIGVRLYMSSYYG; encoded by the exons ATGAAAGCCGCAACTGAACAATCCACTGTTGAGGgctttgataataataataataataataatattaataataatgtggaaaaggagaagaagaagaaacgacGTTCCAATCGTCGTTCCAAACAAAACCCTACTTCCTCCTCAG CGAACGAGATCTGTAGCGTATCGTCGGAATTCTTTGGTGACGGCACTGCGGCGCCTACTCCGACGGCTTCCCCAATGAAGCAGCAAGGTGACAATGCTCCTTACTGTTACGATCATCAACACGATGATACAACTTTGGTTTCGATTCCGGCAGCGGCAGCCCCAATGCATATCAACGAGCAATCGCCGCCGCAATTCGTCGATGCGCAAACACAAGATTCATGGAATGGTTGGAACGGAGATTTGGTCCCTTCTCCCCCTCAGATAGGGTTTTGCCCCCAAAGGTGTTATTTTAGTCCACACTGGCCCATGGAAGCTGTTGAGATGGCACTCGAG aAGGGTGATGTTTTTAAAGCTTCCTTTCGAGTGAATGCTCACAACAGACTTGAG GCATACTGCAAAGTTGACGGATTGCCAACAGATGTACTCATTAGCGGAATTCCAGCCCAGAACAGAGCT GTGGAAGGTGACATTGTTGCTATTACaatggattcattctcatcgTGGACAAAAATGAAAGGATCTAACAGAACTTGCAACAATTATGCAACACCAGAAGATTGTAGCCTCCTCACAGAAGCTGATGATGTGGCTGGCAATATCTATAAAGGAAAAGGCGAGttagataaagataaagataccaATTATGACTCTGCTGATTGCAGAAACCGCCCTAGTCAAAACCAGGAGGATACTGAGGTCTATCCCAACCCTAATGATAGTTGTCATTTTCCTGAAAAGAAGTATGCCTATGAAGATAGTGGTTCCCTGGGTCCAGTTTCACATTTAGATCCAGTTAGACCTGCCAATGATAGTTTTGATGGGCAGAACAATGCTGCTTTTGAATCTTTGAATATGAGTTCTTGTAGCAAACAAATTGAAGTAATCAGTGCAGTGCAAAAGATGTGCTCCTTAGTTAATGCTTTCCCTTCCAAAAGACCAACTGCCAGGGTGGTTGCTATAATTGAGAAGTCTCCACGTCGAGAGCGCATTGTAGGTCAACTCAATGTGAAGCAGTGGATATCTGTCAAGGGTGTAAGCAGAAAAGAtgcaaagaaaaataagaatctGGTTTCTGATAATGAGTACATCCAGTTGACACCAATTGATCCAAAATTTCCTAAAATGATGCTTTTTGTTAGAGATTTGCCAGAACACATTAAGAAAAGACTACAAAGTGGTGATGTGACAACTGAAATGGATCTGATAGCAGCACAACTTTATGATTGGGGGGAAGAGAGTCTTTTTCCCAGAGCTCACATCTTGCATGTGTTTGGAAAAGGTAGCAAAGTTCAGACACATTTAGACGCAATTCTGTTTCAGAATACGATTTGTGAGTCTGAATTTTCACCTGAAGCTATGACTTGCCTACCATGTTTTCCATGGGAGGTGCCAGAAAAGGAATTGCAGAGTAGACTGGATCTTAGAAATCTCTGCATATTTACTATTGATCCTTCAACTGCCACTGATCTGGATGATGCACTGTCGATTGAGAAGTTACCTAATGGAAATTGTAGAGTAGGTGTCCACATTGCCGATGTATCATACTTTGTTTTACCAGGCACTGTCTTAGATGACGAGGCTCAGTTTAGGTCAACAACTGTCTATATGTTGCAAAAAAAGATACCAATGTTACCCGCATTATTTTCAGACAATATAGGCTCACTTAATCCTGGAGTGGATCGAGTGGCGGTTTCAATGCTCCTTGACATCAATCCTGCTGGGGATGTTGTGAACCGTTGGATTGGTCGTAGTGTTATCCAGTCTTGTTGTAAGCTTTCATACGAACTTGCTCAGAATATTATTGATGGGGCAGTTGATTTTGAAAGTTCAAACATCATAGGAGAGAGCTACCCAAAGGTGCATGGTCAATTTGGATGGCCTGACATTATTACTTCTGTGAagagcttatgtgaaatttCAAATGTTTTGAAACAAAAGAGGTTCAATGATGGGGCTCTAAGGCTTGAAAATCCTAAAGTTGCTTTCCTGTTTGATGAGTATGGACTTCCTTATGACCTTATACTTTCTGAACGGAAAGAATCAAATTTTCTTGTTGAGGAATTTATGCTTTTGGCCAATACAACAGCTGCTGAAGTCATTTGTAGAGTTTATCCTGATAATGCATTATTGCGAAGGCATCCTGAACCTAATATGCGAAAACTGAGAGATTTTGTGGCATTCTGTCAGAAGCATGGTTTAAAATTGGACACATCTTCGTCTGGCCAGTTCCATCGGTCACTAGAGCTGATTAAGGAAAAGCTGAAGGATGACTCTGTGCTCTTTGATATTCTTATTTCCTATGCGACAAGACCAATGCAGTTGGCATGTTACTTCTGTAGTGGTCAGTTaaaggaaaggaagcatgagTGGGGTCATTATGCATTAGCTGTTCCTTTTTACACTCACTTTACATCACCACTGCGGCGGTATCCTGATATTGTTGTTCATAGGACACTACTTGCTGCTTTGGAGGCTGAGGAATTATATCTAAAGCATCGTAAGGCATTGCTAGTTAACAAGGAAGAGGAATTGCAGCGATGTTTCACAGGCATTATCTTTGATAAGAATGCTGCAGAATCTGTGGAAGGCAGGGAAGCTCTATCAGCTGCAGCTTCAAAACATGGAGTCCCATCCACAGAAATACTTGCAGATGTTGCTGCTTATTGCAATGAGAGAAAACTAGCCAGTCGAAATGTTAAAGATGCTTGTGATAAACTTTACATGTGGCATTTCTTGAAGAAGGAG ATCTTATTGTCTGAAGCAAGGGTTCTGGGACTGGGCCCAAGATTCATGTCAATCTATATTCAGAAGCTAGCT ATTGAGCAACGCATCTATTATGATGAAGTTGAAGGGTTATCAGTGGAGTGGCTCGAAGCAACATCATCGGTGGTGCTAAGTATGTCTGCTCATAGGCGTGCATTCCGGAGGGGTAGCCATAATAAATGGAGGGCGTTTGAAGAAGTTGCTTTCGTGGTTGATCCATATGACCTGAAAGTTGCATTGGATGGTTCTGATGGATGTGAGAACAGGGATCCCAATTCGAGGACCGAAATTGACCCTGCAGTTTTCCCTCTCACGGTACATCTTCTCTCAACAATTCCGGTGGTACTCCATGCTGTTGGTGGTGATGATGGACCCCTTGAAATTGGGGTGAGGCTGTACATGAGCTCGTATTACGGGTAA